In the genome of Monomorium pharaonis isolate MP-MQ-018 unplaced genomic scaffold, ASM1337386v2 scaffold_426, whole genome shotgun sequence, the window tttgaaaattgattgaaaattaacaggtaacattacatataatatattataatttttaatttatttaaaggggattaagtatggagataaagtatgtaagagtgatattaagaaacatgaaaatataatataatcactaatttgtgtttagtgagtgagagaggggcggagggaggagagtgggagagcgtgagagataaagaagaggattaaataagaaagtaaagtgtaagagtaatattgaacaatatgaaaataatataattaatatcatgaatattataattaataatttagagagtgggagaaagagcgtgagatagagaagggcattaaatatgataaagtgtgtgagagtaatattacagaagaaaaaaaagtgcaatgttcaatataaaaatgctaagtggcgcgcgcgaagcgcgcgcaatgttgtggtCTAGTAACAGTAAAAatcgaatatataaaaaaattaaagaataaattttcgtGATGACATTGAGAAATAGATCAATATTAacggaacattttttttcgttacaaTGTAAACGTTACAGTACAAAAgtatcattatatattttttatttggtttaatatatgtatatagtatgTATTCACTTTCGGAAAGTGAGTTTAAATCTTCAATGTCAATTTGTATGTTTTCTTTGTTACGagtacttttttgtaattgactctgtcatgaaaaatatattctaataattgtACAGATTACAAGAACGATTTGAAAACAGCTGttcaaaatcataatttatttgttataaaatatattatcagcAACTTTGAGGGAGAGAAatcagaattttaataattattatcttaccAGAATGTCAACATTAGATCGATTTAAAATAGaccattttttgataaaatgtgCAGTGATAGCTTCTGATTCTTGTCtcaattaatagatatttttccaATGGATAAAAACTTCTTCCTAAAGATTGTTTCTTATGTTTAACCATCATACATAGGAatcatttaagaataaatctgaaaatattacattaatgtaatataattttattattttgttcttcAATTCTAATTTTACCTATTATTTTTTGGTTGGTATTTCCTTTACGTTTTCTGTtggtttaatattttgttgttttatgcaactttgaaacattaaatttttggcTTTATCAACTAATTTTCTCTTTGCTGCAATTATCTAGTTGAAGATTTCTGTTTTTGAAACGTACAGATATAGTAGATCGTTGTAGATTCGCCAGAAAATaagttctttttatttttacaatggtttgataattttgtcttattaattgttttatagtattgtattataatactttttttttatagtataatacattaaagtttgttttaattattatataatatattaaagtttgtttttaattatttaagtaaaatgtggaatttattatatataattaatataatatacattatcgTACTGTTTGCAGTGACAACTAAATAAATGACTCATTATATTCCattaatgtgtataaaattgattattttaaacatcattttaatttaaattttatatttgtgtgttaCAGTATCATCGTTGCTAACTAACGATCCGCAGTTtctgagaggaggaggaggcctAGGAGAGGCATCGGGCATCAGTGGAGCAACTTAGCGGTaagcattattatttatttctgtaaaattaattttttttgtatttatcagttttattttgataattaaaagatatcaattaaagaattaaaattcaatttaaaatataataaaattttatttttatatagatcttaaaaattgcataattattttaatagatatttaattaaaaagcaattataaaattatgtgtagAGTAAAAGTTAAGAATTATTGATTCTTTTGAacgctaattttattttaaaattatgtttctatGTTGCAGAATCATCGTAGCGACGCTGCTGCTGATAACTCCACTGCTGCGCATCGGTCggtgagagataaagattgtatattaataattaattgcatgtTGCATGAATTAGATTTATATCAGAAATTATGTGATGTGAGtctataaattgtttttttacaaaaagaatgtgtatataaagtttaggGATTTTAACGCATTAAGTTCGATAAAACGCAATGTCTCTTGCAACCAGGAAGAGGTTGAAAaggaaatttaaataagagaGAATAATCAATCATTCTAAGATGTAAGATAAAACATTGAAAAGGCAGAGACGTCCTCGATTAATCGctcatcatttttaattatccctaattattaatcactcaatttgtaatatttaattgtaattattaattaaacaattaaacaattaaattttatctaatactGCTGTATATGATTTTAAATCTCATAAACTTTTCATCTCAATCTTGATTCGTTGTTacttattatgtttattctcAAACGTATTTCATGTAAATGTCCAGAAATAGCGATGTGAGATTCaaagagaatttattttatttatgtttttttattatttataatttatatgtttttatcaatttttgactttttacACACACTCCGATAAATTATCatgacaatattttaaattataatagacATTTTATACTTGCAACTGTGGATGACTCAGTTAAGTTGAAATGTctcattattttgtttttttttcttaagttagataaattataattttaaacattagatCCAAATTTAGTTTGTTCTAAAcctttattcatatatttataaaattatatatttgttcaatATGTAGATAATGTACATAAGCCTTCCGCATCTAGACTGCAGTACTAAAAAAACCTGTAACACATACAAATGGAAACTACAAATAACaacgtataataatatactttttatataagaatttttaaaaattatatatgtgcaatttatattaaatgttaaaatattttttaaagttttaaaaaaaagttttgaagtACTCAAAAGTCTTGTAACAGAAATGtcttaatataacaaatgtcGGTCATTGTGTATTTGCATATTATTAGCGCCACTAACATAGTTGCAAGGTGTTAATTAACCACTAAAACTCATTAcctaataatgaaaatattacgaAAATGACCATACTCTTACACAGCCTATACCATTATTAATGCaaagtacaatttaatttttaagaaataaaaaaaggccTGTTCTAATATTAACGacttctttatataattaaataacatagttTCGCAATTAAAAGTgtcattacaaaatttttcattgcgTTGTATAACATGTTTGCAAAATGTacccaaaaaattaaataataattaataacaataataaaattaataaataaaaccaaaaattttatttattttaagtttattatttaacttagaattaatattttgtgtcatgcaataattttacaaattgacaTTGCTTACGTGTGTACACTGTTAcccttttttactttttttaacctTACATTAAAAGGGCATATATATTTGAAGCTGCAAAAAAGGCATTTTTCATGAGTTTTTTTCAGAGCTAAGAaagaaactataaaaattattttttgtataataaagtaCATCTTTTAGTTCttataagtgtattataaGAACTAAAAGAGAACactttatattctataaagtgtaatacaatgattttgttgaaaaattccTCCGCTCCACTGTCGTATAGTCAATCGTGCCGTATAGTCAATGTTTCCACGGTGACAATaacttctctttctctgttcaaccaaaatacaaaaattaaacggcgttttaaaaaagaataaatttcctTGTTGTCGTAttcgatatttaaatttaaatatcgaatatttttgtatttttttttacaaacagaaaaattttgcCACTCTAACTTTAAAGGACcgccattttgttttaaattcgaCTTTTGAAAATTGGATATAATAATGACAAGAaaagttattcttttttaagataacATTTGGTTTTTGTATTTCGGTTGAACAGGGAAGCAGAAATCATTGTCACCGTGGAAACATGTACGGTTCACTACACGCAACCGTGAAGCggaaacatttttcaacaaaatcattgtaataaaatttgtataagaattacaaaatgttaCTTTACTATGCAAAAAGTCtcatatttatagttttctttttggttctgaaaaaaattcatgaaaaatgTCTTCTTTTTTGTGGCTTCAAACATATATGCCCCCTTAATTACCTGCGCTCTACGCATCCATCATCACTCGTAGGACAGACAAATACGAGAGcgaactttttaatattgtcaTATATGTTTTGAGATTTACAACAAGAAATTTGCCAGCAAACAACTGAACTGGTCGTTGCGACCGCATGGTGACGAACACAACATTCCTCATCAATTTTGTTTGTAATGAATGCCATTTGCAGCCGTAAATCGAATCCGCGATTTCTTCCATTTGACACTTCAGATAATCGCCCACAAAACTGTATaagaataattgtaataacaaACTGCTCAACACTGTTACggatttaataatcattactGCGTCATGCGCTTTCAATGCTATGATAAGTTGGAAacctgaaaaaaatattacagttacaaaatatatataaattaattttgtctgatattattaacacaaaaactgtttattactttattatattatattacgatAATAATTACGGGGTgggattgaaaaatattctgtgtACATTTGATAagattttaactaaatattttttttttttatatttttaataatttagcgATAAAATATACTGCTCGTACCATACAGAAAAGTGTTGaatttaacacatatttacctattaaactaataataagaCAACTGCTAAAAACTTGCACAAGCAAAACGGAACTTATTACTTCTGTTAGAAATTTTGCATGCTCTATTAGATAAGAGTGTCTTGATGCCAATACTGAAAAATCCTTATTTAAGTTTCCGCTTTTCATgccatatttaaaaaactcaaCTTTTAGAAGTTCCATTTGACCGCATAGATGGACAGTGATACCAAGAAAAAGTGAATCACTGCCTTTAGAAACATATTTCAatgttactttaaattaatttatactaaaaattttatttgtaaataaaaatttttagttaagaTTTGTGATAAAAGTGATATAAAAGATCAAAATAGGATTGCATTACAATTGCAAGACAGCTATATGACATGCAATaacaaaatgtgaaatatttaaaaacatctaggaagatttaatttctaatattttataaaaataaacgtttcaTTCTATTAGATATCTTATTTAACTGGTAATAAGCGTAACGAAtaagattgaaaataaaaatataaaaattaagaactatattaattaattttacataaaataaaactatttaaattaaaattatatattgtatccaAATCTCTtcggtattaaataattagtttattaCCACAATTGCCAGTACCAATAAATATCAACATGAATAATTGCATCGTATTGATCGTGAAGTACAAAATCGTAGGAATGTGGAGGTCCCCTAGAAATGTTATGGGCACAGGTAATTCCGCGCCTTGATTCTTGattgttacattaatttgGATATCCTCACCGTCATCTGCTATTATAGGtagcagaaaaaaaattactgacgCGGCATAAGTACTGAATATAATACTGTAGCAAATCATTCTTCCCATGAATGCGTGCCGTCGCATGATGGTGCGCGTCCTCTCGTTGTCGATCGCGAGGTAATCTTTCACGGCAGAAGAGAAATTGCGAATCATATTGTCGGCATATAAGCGGAATGACAATACCTTTAGTGCACAAAGAACAGTGCAGGACATAAGCATAAGAGCATCGAGTTTCACATAAGCATCGCCGCTACCAAAATTGATTTCGAGGAACAATATGATCGTCATGACGGTCTACACAGAcaggaaaaattgtttattataaatctttatgtttgtttttttgGCGGTTATTACGTTGTGTCCACGCGGAACATCGAATTGTGTCCATTGAACACCTCACTCGATTCACTACATACATATGTTGAAAATGCAAGTGGCAGAAAAGTtatgttataatatgtaatatgaaaattgAGAACATACCATACTTATACCGCTCGCAATAGATcggaataaagaaaatgtgttatatttttgcaaaggCCAAACGCCTAATGGCAGAGTCAAGAGTTTGAAGGGAGTCATGGCATATGTGATATCGTCGTTCCATAACATTATGCAATTGTCCACGCTTGCACGATACTCAATTGGTCTTCGTCCATAATATGAATTGATCCTCTGCGACATTTGCTTTCacgtttcatattttattgacgTTGCACAATTTAGCATTTACAGAAATACcttgttattttttgaaagacagttactttaaatattaaacagtcTCTTTATATGGAGGAGTGGGGCAAAGATCGAATTGGAAAAAGGAGGgagtactttttattttacttccaatatatatattgtccGTTGTTGATCGTgctgcaatatattttttatacagatacgaatatattgtttttattaaaaacttatgaCTAGTTTTGAATTTAGtgcattaattttctaaaaattgcgAGCAGTAATTGTCAATGTCAACAAATTGTTCAggtatattctatattttgtatatgacacttttaattagcaaataaacaaatagaCTGTGATATACACAACAAATAGATTGTGATGATAATTAGCagttttgtttaaattgtattttctcAATGCTATCTTCACATGCTATATAATATCTTCACATTCTTTCTCTTACTTCCATACTCATTTCTACCACAGGCACTGCAGAAAAAACAATCCATATTAAGATCccaagaataattataaaaaaacattgccAATGTAAGCCACCACGATTATTGGTGCATAGAGTATTAATACAAAAGATCTTAAAAAGAATAGTTTGGATGTACAGAATTTGGATGttgtaaatttgttattttgattctgagtgtttttctttttaattgttttaaatatttttttatcaaaatatgtgCGTATAaacgtattattaaaaaatctatttactCTTAACGTCCTTGTTTATTGCATCGGTTACAGAAGAAAATCCATTGGTTTTAAGTCCATTGGTTTACATAATTCCCTTTTGATCTTGCCAATTATTGGCGGTccattgtatatgtatatacgagGTATAAAGTTGCACTAGCGAAGCACCAGCTCTGATCTTGGCGTAAGCGTTTTTCCTCCCGGAGGAAACACCAATAATTGGGATGCTGCCGCGCGTTTGTCTATACATATTGAATATCATAGCTGTAGAAATGTTTATAAGAGGTGCATCAATAAGGCTACCACTTTCCTTTTTGTTCGGATTAGTCAAGTTTGGTCGCGTAATCGTGGTATTGCACAAGACTAAACCATCAACTTTGGATTTCTGACCTAAAATTACGTCTGCCACGTCTTGTCGCTCAGAAGTCGACAGGCCAGGAaccaatttcttaaaaatagcGGCTGTTTGCTATCTAACAAACCTCTCGCTGAGTTTATTCTGTTCAGTAACTCTTGCAAATTCTTCTTGTTTTGCAACGATCTTAAACCTGGGAAGTATTAGGACTAGatacattataattagtaATCCGTTACATCAACGAATCTCTTTATGCCGTCGATGTAATCTAGAACTAAGTCTTTTGTTTCCTTGTTTCTTCTTAAATTGACCCCAACAATACCGTCAAAATTTGTATTCTCTTTCAACCTCTTAAGGCGTTCCCATACGATATCATGACTATTACTGTTAAATCGATATCTATACAGCATTATCTTTCGGCAACCTAAAAACTCTGGGTTTTGGATTGTCTGGTTGAGGTTTAGGCATTACGGATCCTATaacagaataatttaaaattattatcttgttatatcaaacattatatattaggAATCTAGGTTTCTGTTGTCGCGCATGGGCCTTTTACTTACCTTTACAAAACTGAAACCAATCCAGTGCAATCCTTCTACTGCCCTTCGGATCCTTGTTCATCGATTTCTGCATCTATTGGATTTTTAAAGTGCAAACTGAACACGGTGATCTGtaggcctattctgtaactttTAACGACAGTGTCGATAACGTTATATTGTCGTTGCACATATATGTGACAAAAAAGCTGCGTAACGACAATATACTGAACTGTCGttaagagttacagaataggtcTACTGGAGTAAGTTGGGATCTTCCTTCTTCTGTTTCGGCACAAGACCATATTTCAAGACTTTCACTGCGAGTTTGTGGGCGATTTCTAGATCAGTTGCACGAGAGGTATAGCGGTGTCCCTGTAAAATCTTTCATTGGCCTGATAGACAGAAATGCCACCAAACAGAGCGACAGCGCTACTCGTcacgataaaaaatgatttaaattttgacttaTTACTTAATCGCTGAGCCATTCCAATTGCGAAACGCTTACTCAAATTTATATGAGTTATTCTGCACTACCGACACATATGCAAGTACAAACGTTAACATCATTGAAAAGACAAAGCTCTAGAAACCACATGAAGCAAAATATCTAGTTATTTACAGATTACTGTTGACAGCTTCGTCAATACAAATTGCTAACTTCTAAACCTTTCATGGTTAGAAGTTGGCAATACAAAAGTTGAACTAGAGAAATTTGAGAGTAATtatgtttgataaaattttattcaatattagatttaattttagatttaaagttatgacatatttttgattttgaatattatttatacaaatgtagCGACTCTATAATGGATTAAAAAGAACgagattgtaatataattctcCACAcatacaagaataaattgaaaaaattagatttaatttgaaaaatacggtatatcttttttaaaaaattatatatttgtttaatatatagataatgtGCATATACACAAGCCTTGGGCATCCAGACTGcagtactaaaaatctataacaTATACAAATGGAAACTACaaataataacgaaaaaacatacttttatatataaaaaaattatatatgtgtaatttatattaaatattaaaatatttgtttaaaaactttCGAAGTATTGAAAAATCTTGTAACAAAAATGTCTTATAACAAATGTCGGTTGTGTATTCACATATTACCGCCACTAACATAGTTGCAAGCTGTTAAGTAATCACTAGAATTCATTACCTAATTACGAATGATCATACTCTTACACAGCCTATACCGCTATTAATACAGAGTGCAATTTAGTTtccaagaaataaagaaaagtgtTCTTTTAAGGCCTTAAAAGGCCTGTGTCAATATTAACGacttctttatataattaagtaacATAGTTCTTTAtacaattaagtaaaatataattaagtaaacATAGTTTTGCAATTACAAGTgtcattacaaaattttacaatgtatAACACGTTACAATAATGtaccaaaaaaattaattttatttattttaactttattatttaatttagaattaatattttgtgttgtgtaataatattacaaattgatATTGCTTACGTGTGTGTAcactgttacttttttttgcttttttttaccttacattaattaaatgcgCCCTACGTGTCCATCATCACTCGTAGGACAGACAAATATGAGAGcgaactttttaatattgtcaTAAATGTTTTGAgatttacaacaaaaaaattgccaGCAAACAACTGAACTGGTTGTTGCGACCGCATGATGACGAACACAACATTCTTTATCAAGTTTGTTTGTAAGGAATACCATTTGCAGCTGTAAATCGAATCTGCGACATCTTCCATTGACACTTTAGATAATCGCCCACAAaactataaaagaataattgcaataacATAGTGAACAACATTGCTATggttttaataatcattactGCATCATTCGCCTTCAATGCTAAGATAAATTGGAAacctgaaatataatattattacggttacaaattatgtataaattaattttgtttgatattATTGACACAAAAAccacttattaatttattatatcatattacgATAATAAATACGGGATaggattgaaaaatattctgtgtACATTTGATGagattttaactaaatatgttttttaaaataaaactatttttaataatttagcgatacaaaatattgttcGTATCATGCAGAAAAATGTTGAACTCAATAGATATTTACCgattaaactaataataagaCAATTGGATAACAGTTGCACGATCAAAATGAAACTTATTAGTTCTGTTAGTAATTCCGCATGCTCTATTAGATAACAGTGTCTTGCTACCAATACTGAAAAATCCTTACTTAAGTTTTTGCTTTTCGTGCCATATTTAAAAAGCTCAACTTTTAGAACTTCTATTTGGCCGCAAATATGGAGAACGATACCAAGGAAAAGTGAATCATTGCCTTTACAAATAGAGgtcaatgttattttaaattaatttatactaaaaattttatttgtaataaaaaagtattaattaagatttgcggtaaaagtgatataaaaaatcaaaatatgcATTACAATTGCAAGGCAGCTATATGacatgcaataaaatatctgaaatatttaaaaatgtctgAGAagattcaatttataatatttgttaaaaataaatgtttcgttagatattttttttaaccggTAATAAGCgagacaaataaaattaaaattaaaaatataaaaattaagatacttattaataaattttacataaaataaaactattaaaattcaaattatatattgtatcgaaatcttttcagtattaaataattagtttattaCCACAATTGCTAGTACCAATAAACATCAACATGAATAATTGCATCGTACTGATCACGAAGTACAAAATCGTAGGAATGTGGATGTCCCCTAAAAATGTTATGGGCACAGGTAATTCCGCGCCTTGATTCTTGattgttacattaatttgGATATCCTCACCCTCGCCTGCTATTATAGgtagcagaaaaaaaaatgctgaCGTCAAATAAGTACAAAATACGATATTGAAGCAAATTATTCTTCCCATGAATGCGTGCCGTCGCATGATGATGCGCGTCCCCTCGTTATCGATCGCGAGGTAATCTTTCACGGCAGAAGAGAAATTGCGAATCATATTGTCGGCATATAAGCGGAATGACAATATCTTTAGTATACAAATAATAGCGTAGTTCATAAGCATAAAATCATCGAGTTTTACGTAAGCATCGCTGCTACCGAAATTGATTTCGAGGAACAACATGATTATCATGGCGATCTACGCAGACAAAAAAGactgttaattataaaattttattacttttttgtttgtatGCTGTGTCCACACTGCACTGTATACCTCATTTGATTCGTCACATATGTTGAAAATGCAAGTGGCAGAGAAGTTATGTTGAAATGTGTAATATGAAAATTGAGAACGTACCAAACTGATGCCGCACACGATAGATCGgaataaagaaaacatattatatttttgcaaaggCCAAACGCCTAATGGCAGAGTAAAGACTTTGTAGGGGGTCATAGCATATGCGATATCGTCGTTccatgacattattgcaacCGTCTAGAGGTCCACGGTTGCACGATACTCAATAATATTGGGTTGTGTCCATCGTACGAATTTATGCTCTGCGACATTCGCCTTCacgtttcatattttattgaagttgCACAATTTTAGCATTTACTAAAATACAGTGGAATCCCGTGTTAGTCAACTCCGTAGAAACTATGCCCTTCGTATCTACTCGGCGCAGGCAAGTGGCGTAAGTGGGGGCTAGATGACAATTCCGCTACGCCTGAATTCACGGAGTTGGAATGAAACCCAGTAATAGGAGATCACTCGGCGTTAGCAGACTAGAGCTCTGAACAGTCTACTAACGCTGAGTTCCAATGTACcttgttattttttgaaatgcagttactttaaaaactaaacattCTTTTTGTGCGGCGAAGTGGGGCGAAGATCGaattgagagaaaaaaggagtatgttttattttacttccaatatatttattgtctgTTGCTAATTGTgctgcaatatattttttatgcagatattacatttttatgaaaaatctaTGACTAGTTTTGAATTTAATGCATTAGTTTTTTAAACAGTGCGAGTAGTAATTGTTAATATCAACACATTGTTCAagtatattctatattttgtatatgacacttttaattagtaaataaacaaatagattgtaatatacacaataaatatattgtgattataattagcaattttattaaaattgtattttctatatgttattatttttgtagatattactagatatatgatatttattatgtgaatttaatgtttatcttCCACAAGTTACagagaaatataaagtaaaaatttttaatgtgattATGTAAGTTTTCAtacaactttaatatattttttgtaac includes:
- the LOC105830898 gene encoding odorant receptor 2a-like, yielding MSQRINSYYGRRPIEYRASVDNCIMLWNDDITYAMTPFKLLTLPLGVWPLQKYNTFSLFRSIASGISMTVMTIILFLEINFGSGDAYVKLDALMLMSCTVLCALKVLSFRLYADNMIRNFSSAVKDYLAIDNERTRTIMRRHAFMGRMICYSIIFSTYAASVIFFLLPIIADDGEDIQINVTIKNQGAELPVPITFLGDLHIPTILYFTINTMQLFMLIFIGTGNCGSDSLFLGITVHLCGQMELLKVEFFKYGMKSGNLNKDFSVLASRHSYLIEHAKFLTEVISSVLLVQVFSSCLIISLIGFQLIIALKAHDAVMIIKSVTVLSSLLLQLFLYSFVGDYLKCQMEEIADSIYGCKWHSLQTKLMRNVVFVTMRSQRPVQLFAGKFLVVNLKTYMTILKSSLSYLSVLRVMMDA
- the LOC114254623 gene encoding uncharacterized protein LOC114254623, which produces MSWNDDIAYAMTPYKVFTLPLGVWPLQKYNMFSLFRSIVCGISLIAMIIMLFLEINFGSSDAYVKLDDFMLMNYAIICILKILSFRLYADNMIRNFSSAVKDYLAIDNEGTRIIMRRHAFMGRIICFNIVFCTYLTSAFFFLLPIIAGEGEDIQINVTIKNQGAELPVPITFLGDIHIPTILYFVISTMQLFMLMFIGTSNCGNDSLFLGIVLHICGQIEVLKVELFKYGTKSKNLSKDFSVLVARHCYLIEHAELLTELISFILIVQLLSNCLIISLIGFQFILALKANDAVMIIKTIAMLFTMLLQLFFYSFVGDYLKCQWKMSQIRFTAANGIPYKQT